AAAGGGGAGTCCCACATCTAGTTCGAGGAGCGAGTAAACAGATGCAGCAATTATAATGTTCCTAGGGTTTTGAGCAGGAACATTCTGTTGAATATTCCCCCATTTTGTACTTTTTAAGGGGTTTTAAGGATtttccttataaataggaagagaaagGAAACAAAAAGGGATTTTTCGAAACTTTTGTAAAGGAACATCTTGTAAAAGAGTTGACTATCAAGAATATACAAAAAACTTGTCTTGCCTCTTTTGTTTGATTCCATCACGTAACATTCTACTTTAGTTCACAAGATCCGAGGACACATTGTTCACTGCTATTGCATGCTGTCACACGTTGCCTCTGAAGAAGGAATCATCCACCTCATCCAACATTTGGATGACTTATTGATTCTTATTACATTAATTGCCATTTATCACATTTATTGCATGCATTCACTCTCATATTTACATCTAATCATTGAGCATTAACTCGACCATCTAAGTTGTTAGATTTCGGGGCTAGGATTTATTACTTTTAACTTGGATTCACTCCTCATCCATTCATTAAATTGGTTTAACTAAAAAGGGcttaacactttttggtcaaacaatggTCACTTATAATTTGAAcaaaagaaaagattttttcaaattttgtgTGTATTATTTTAGATTTCTTATGtataaaaataaaattctcttgtaaaaataacataaactaaaaattaatttgTAAAGAACCAAAAATTCAATTGACCCGAGAATTCATTTGGACCCTTCATTGAAAAATCACATTGTGCAAATAAGTATAGATAATTTTTGTgtataaatataaatttttaaaTTAAGTTAACATAAGACAAACTTTTAGTATAGCGACAAAAGTAAGTTAAAATTTATGGCAGTTCTTCCATTTTTTGAATTCCCTAACTCCGAAACTAGCTATTAGAGCGTTACGTAATACTTATATTGTGGCATAATTGAGGAAGATTTGGTTTTGCAATTCATTAGAAAtgttattttaaatatataatatttttcaCAAAGATCAattaaaaattaacaaaaaagcTATTTGTAGGAGTATTTTCTTCTATTTAAATTATTATAGGCGAGCATAAGAGAATATTTCTTCCTAAATTGTTGTTATAGTATATACTATAACTAGTTCTACAAAGCCCGTGCTGATCCCGGGCCCAAAATCAAGGTAATAAAattcataataataatagtaatttGTGTTACATTTTTAGGCATAACTTTTTAAGATCATCTCATAAccatttattattcattatttatGTTTTCTGATCATATCATTAGataatttattaaaagaaatatttataaaaaagCAAGTGTGCTAAGGAATAAGCATATATAAAGGGACAAAAGTAACTTGATATTTAATAACATAATTTTAATTATGCAAAATGATTCCAAATGGACTATAATCATAAATTAAAGAAGATATTTTAATATTTGATGAATTTGTGGGCATATAATTTCTAATTAAAGGTAGAAATAAAGAAGATGTTTTAATAGATTATTTTGGTATTTATTGATTAACTACTCATAATTTCGTATGACCATAGTTTATGCTAGAAAAAATATGGTGATTAAAGTCTAGGTTTAGATGAAATTCAGAAAGACCCAAATTTATTAAAACAAAGTCCAAGAATTAACTTAGTTTGTCATTAACACATTAAtgctttatttttaaaagaaaattccgCTACCCAACCAATTAAAAATTATatgatttttgaaaaattaaaTTGCTTTAAGAAACAAAAAATATCTTTGTTTCAATAGCATGTGACCATCAGGCATATTTAATAAATATGAGATTACAAGTTGATCACTTGCTAAGCATCTCTCCCTTTTCCTCTATTATATTCCCACTTAATTAAGTAAATAGgataaattttaaatattttttattttattttcaagatTCTAATCtattaatttttaaaaagtattgaaatttattttctattatactaaatttatattttcaaattaAGATCAAAGAGATATCTAATTATAATTTTAGAATTACTAAAAAAATTTGATTGATAGAGTACTCTCCCAATATCAAATGAGTTCTTCAAAGTTATTGTTATCAGCATTTTAGATTTATTTTTGTGCATAATtattcatcatcattcacaaCTTTTCAAGCATTTTTGAAGGGCTCAAAGTTTAATATATTTACCAAATTAAATATAGGAAcctaagcaaaaataaaaataaagtaggGGCAACAAACTTATTGTACATACTCACCTACAAAAAGTTAGGTTAAAGAGCTATGTATTACCAAAAAAGGTTTGAAAGTATCTTGATTTATTGAAAAGATATTTTAGTATACGAAGTAATAAATACTTCATCCGgtctaaaataagtgatttttttagattttaagaatgaattaattattttttttctactTTGCCCTTTAAGTAAttaatgttggagtatgtgttaggagtgtttatatgaagagatagtaaaggttaatatggtcaatttcattgctaattaatattaaaaggtGAGTTTCTTAATATGtatgaaaacaatcaaaaaatcacttattttgaaccaaaagaGTAGCAAATACAAGAACATATTTGAAAGGGCAAACCTTTTTGGTTGGCAAGCTAACAAAATAGTTACAATGTAACTAAGGACTACAAAACTTTTTACATTGGACCTTGTATATAGCAGTAATGCTTTGCGCTTAATGGTGTAAAGTCCTAGATTGCCAAAGGAATATAACGCAATACTACATTGAACATTATTGAAGTAGTTTTGTAATTTGTGTAATTATCATGGACAAATGTGATGTGAGAGACGTGAGgaaagaagaaggaaattaagaaagtaaaatagtaCACTGCTTAAAGAAAGAGAGCAAATAAGAAAGTAAAAACAGTATACACACTActtaaagaaaaagagaaaacccAAAACCACCGCATCAGTACATGTACAGCTGAGCACACCCACTACTCCCTCCTATACAACACGCTTCCTTTCACATTCACATTCATATTCCTCTCTAATCTTATCATTCATCCGAACCTTTCGCTCCCCCTCCCCCACCTCCCAACTCCCTAACCACCTTCCTTTGTCCTTTCTTCACCGTCGGTCGCCGCCGTCCCCTTCTTCCCGCCGTTTCCTGACCGCCGGAAAGAAGTTCTTTCTTCTTTGTTGAGCTAAATTATCTGATTTCCGGTTCTAGATGCTTCAAATTCACGAGTCTTTTCCTTAGTCAACGCTGAAATTAGGTGTGGGTATGTGGCTTGCTGTTAATCGGTATCATGGTTGTCATCTCTTTGTACTCGACTTTTGGGGTCGTACCGAAGCTGATTAGTGATTAGTtctcatctttcttcttttttatttcttctcAATTTTGACTTTTGATCTGTTATTCAAACTTGTCCGATCATCAATCACCTAAATCTCCGGATTTAGATCTTCAAACGCGCGCGTGCACACACACAAAAAGGAGCTTAGATGGAAGCGAGTGTGGGAGAGCGTTATTACCATATGGGAGGACCGGATCTGCGAGGATTAGGGAAGAGGAGCTTAGAGTGGGATGTAACTGATTGGAAATGGGACGGAGATCTTTTTATTGCGACTCCTCTTCGTCAAAACCCTTCTAATAATTACCAGAGCAGGCAGTTTTTTCCAGTCGAAACTGGGAATCTGGTGGCTTCATCCAACAGTTCATCTTCCTGTTCAGACGAAACAAATCATGGGATAGAACAACAGAGGAGGGAACTGGAGAAAAGGAGAAGGGTGATTATCGTTGATGAAAATGATTCCGGTGGGACCCTTTCGTTGAAGCTTGGTGGACAAGCTGAGCCTGTAGCTGAAAAAAGGACAAAATTGGCTGCTGCTGCACCTGCACCTGCACCTGCACCTGTTACTGGTACTACAAGAGCTGTATGTCAGGTTGATGATTGTGGGACCGATCTAAGTAAAGCTAAAGACTACCATAGGCGGCATAAAGTTTGTGAGATGCACTCCAAAGCTAGTAGAGCTCTCGTTGGGAATGTTATGCAGCGTTTCTGCCAGCAGTGCAGCAGGTATTTCTTTTTCACTTTATATAAATGACTAATATAGCCGATCTATATAATTTGGGATTGAgttgtagttgaatgattaattgATTGATGGCTAGTCTTGTGAATCCTTTAAAAAATTCCATCTTTTTCTGCGTTTGGTTGTTTGTGTTTGGACTGTTGATTTCTGAATAATTCTGTGTTTATTATTCCAAAGATTCTGCTTGGATAAAACACGGGTTTCATCCTAGCCCGGCATAATAAAAGAATGAAATGGGTGCGAAAAAAGTGGAAATGATATGAATGACTAATATAACTGACCTAGAATAATCTGTGAATGTTGAGTAGTGGATTGATTGATGGCAAGTCATGTGAATCCCTTTAAAAAAATTTTAATCTTTTTCTGTGTTTGGTTGCTTCATCTTGGGAAATTGCTTTTTCAATAATTCTGTGGTTATATTCCAAAGATTCTGCTTTTGATACACAGGTTTCATGCACTTCAAGAGTTTGATGAAGGAAAACGAAGTTGTCGTCGACGCCTAGCTGGGCATAATAAAAGGAGGAGAAAGACACAATCAGAATCTGTAGCTAACAACAATTCATCGAATGATGGACAAGCTAGTGGTTATTCCTTGATGAGCCTGCTAAAAATGCTCTCCAATATGCACTGTGAGTAATTCCTAGTTTTTCTTCTGCTATGTTTTGAATTTGcaaatagttttaaattatttttttggttCTGAGAATTTTGTTTCTTGTGCTATAGTGAGGATTCATAAGCAGACCCCAAATTGTTTGGGGATTGAatagtggtagtagtagttgttgttgtgcTTTAGAATTAACTGCAAGGTTATGATTTTCATATATTGCAGCCAACGGAACTAACCACAGTGAAGATCAGGACCTTTTGGCCCATCTACTAAGAAGCATTGCCGGCCAGGGTTCGTTGAACGGGGATAAAAGCTTATCCGGACTTCTGCAAGAATCTTCAGACTTGCTGAACAATAGGTCAATCCTTCGAAATCCAGAATTAGCTTCCTTGATCTCAAATGGTTCACAGGCACCTCCTAGAGCCAAAGAACATCAGTTCACTAATTCGGCAGCTGAGGTGCCTCAGAAAAGGTTGGATGCACATGATGTCAGGCTTGAAGATGCGCGGACGGCTTCTTCTCAAAGCCCAGGCATTTTGTTTCCCCCAATTCAAAGCAATTCTCAAGCTTACGCACAAGGCAGGGGAAGTACCACTGGAAGGAGCAAGTTGATTGACTTTGACTTGAATGATGTTTATGTTGATTCGGATGACAATATAGAAGATATAGATAGATCCCCTGTGCAGTGCCCATCTTGGTTACAGCAGGACTCTCACCAGTCAAGTCCACCTCAAACAAGTGGTAATTCAGATTCCGCTTCTGCCCAGTCACCTTCCAGTTCCAGTGGTGACACTCAGGTACTCCTATAATCATCTAAGTACACTTTTACTTGTGCTGCAAATTTCATTTTGTTGGTTTCTTCTTTTTTCGTTCTTTACTTTCTTCTTTATACCCTTGTTTTTATTGAAATGGTTTATCTGAAGATGGGATCAAGTTACCTTTTCTCAGCTGGACACAGAGACTTAGAATTGGGTACATTTTTCAGTGGACTAAGTTTGATAAGGGGACAGAGGCAATAGCTTGAATCATAATAGTTTTCTCGAGTTCTATAGCCTGTTAAAACCTATCAATGAAGTCTCTCTTTCTGTGTGAGGAATACCTTGCTAACTATAGATCCATATTTACACTTTTGGTGTCTGAGTATTATAAAGTCAATTTCTGTCTAAGTGGTAACACTTGAGTTCCTATTTTCGTCTTTAGATCACCTCTTTTTTTGGTGGTCTATTCTTACTATTGAAATATCCCGCTAACATTATGATAAACTTTCTGAAGCTGAATTGTGGTGATTTCTGCTTTTCTCCCCTTCCTTTCATTGGAGGTTGACTTGTACGCTCTATCAAGTTCTGTCTTGAGTTGTCTCTGAATTTCCCTTATCTCTCCTACTTTCGCCTTTAACTATCTTCGATGTTCTTTTCACACACTGTGAGTAAAAACAGGGGAAAGAAAAAGAGGGAATAAAATATTCATTAAGAGTGCAATACTTATCGTACTCTGGGTTTCGAAATGATCATCGAACTGTTAAATGTCCCTTGCTGGTCCTTTTCTCCAAGATTGATGCTAGGCAACGCGAACAAGCTGGTGGCTGCAATTATAGAAGCTCTAGTTCCAGTAACCGGCAGCAAAATTCTTACTACTATTTAATTATGGTTTCTCTGATCCTTAAGAACATGCCAGTTTCTGAGTATTGCAGAATGGTCTTATTTGATGATGCATTATGTAGTTAGATAAAGGTTGAATGTCATCAAATTGCCAGTTCGCTCAGTATTATTAAAGGTCATCTTTTGTTGCTTAAAGTGTTGCGAAGCAAGGTGTTATCGCTTCATTGGTAAAGTCATGTCCTGTAGAGAGGGGTGTGATTCAAACAGGTGATGCGTTGAGTGCACCAACAAGAAGCAGTCGATGTTTTGAATCTCAGCTTTGGGGAGTTAGATTAATATCAGCATCATTGTATTTCGGACGCTAAAATTAGTTTTTTCAATTGATACTTGTTTGTGATAGTACTTATTCATATACATGCGGTACTTTGACCTTTCGTAAATTTTGTACGTCACTTCTAAGGATGTGCTTCACTTCTCCCATTGCACTTCAAGCTTCGCAGACCTCGTCGCTTCTTTGTGCTTTTTACTTTAAAAACACTGTGTCCGCCAACTTATATCTAGTACTTTTCGGTGCTTAAGTTTGTGGTTTTATTATAAAAGAAAGAGTATcttacaaaatgaaagagaaggaAGATGACAACAACCAAGACTAGTTAACTTGATATCCCTTCTTTTCCTGAACTGAAAATTTATTTTTGTTGGATGCAGACACGCACGGACCGGATTGTTTTTAAACTATTCGGGAAAGATCCTAGTGATTTTCCATTTGTCGTACGAGCTCAGGTATTTCATTGTCTTGAGTACACATGGTTGTTGTTTTGTTGTATGTTTCTGGATGGCTTAAACTCCGtcttactttttctttttctgaaatgCTCTTTGAATGGTTTAAAATTTCAGATTCTTGACTGGTTATCTCACAGTCCTACTGAGATTGAGAGCTACATTCGGCCTGGTTGTGTTGTGTTAACAGTATATCTGCGGCTTCCCGAGTCTGCATGGGAGGAGGTACTGCATGTTCATTGAAATCCTGTATTTTGTAGTGGGCTGTCTGTGGAATCCTGTTTGACGTGTAAATTAATTGGTTTGTACAGCTTTGTTATGATCTGAACTCCAGTCTGAGTAGGCTTTTGGATGTCCATGGTGATGATAGTTTCTGGACAAAAGGATGGATTTACATTAGCGTGCAGAACCAAATCGCATTTGTGTGTGATGGTCTGTTCAAATCTAATGTCTTCTTCCATTTAGAATTCCTTTCCAAACCCAAAATATAAAATCAGCTTCACTAAATCTTTTCTGGCAACTTTTGCATCAGTACTGTCCTTCACTGAGATTTTACTTTGTTCTGTTTATGTGCTGCAGGTCAGGTTCTTTTGGATATGTCCTTGCCCTCTGGAAGTAATGAGCACAGTACAATTTTAAGTGTCAGACCAATAGCTGTGCCAGTATCTGGGAGAGCTCAATTTTTAGTCAAAGGCTATAATTTGTCAAAGCCATCCACAAGGTATGCATCAATCATCATTATTATGCGTGCGATATTGCACAAGCCCCTTTTTCTGTTATCCCACTTAGGAGGATTTTGGTGGTATATTCCTAGCAAAATATGTTAGTGAAGTGCAGTAACTTAAGTCTTTGTTTTTCTGCTTTCATTTTTTATTGGCAGGTTACTTTGTGCTTTAGAAAGTAATTACCTGGTTCCAGAAGCTAATAATGAGGTAGAAGAACATGTTGATGGCATTGACAAGGATGATAAACTCCAATCCCTAGATTTCACATGTTCAGTTCCAGCAGTTACTGGAAGAGGATTTATTGAGGTGAACCTTTTCTCTCATCTTCTTGTTTCTCTCTTTGAACATGATTCCTCAAAATTGACGAGGGGAGTTTATTCTGTCTCTCATTTTCACTGCTATTACCGGCCAAGTTTGGTCAGTACCagctcttttcttttattttttgacaaGGAACAGGAAACTCGGCATGATTTTAATCTCTTTAAAAGTTCAGAAATGGCTCAACAGAGTAATAAAAGTTTATTAACTACTTGCGAGATATAGAAAATAAAATTGAGAACACTAAGTCGGGATTACATAAATTACTATGGTACGAGATGTGGAGGCATTTATCACTTTTTTCTTAATTATAAAATATGACCATGAGGTAGTGCATATATTGCAGAAATGTGAGTCTTGTGCACATCATCTTTAGCTATATCAGTTGCTTTTATTTCTACAGTACTGTGTTTATGCTATAAAAGATATCTGGTGCCTATATGATGTGTACAGTATGTAACAGTTACAATGTTATGCATTTTGTAACTTCAAAAGAATCTGACACATTCCCATTCAAGCGATGTACAATCTAAGTCATGCTGAGATTCTTTTGTTTATCCAGGTTGAAGATCACGGACTCAGCAATAGCTTCTTCCCTTTCATAGTTGCAGAGGAAGATGTTTGCTCTGAGATCCGTATGCTTGAGAGTGAACTAGACTTGACTTCAGCTAATTATGTCAAGGGACAGATAAATAATATGGAAGCAAGAAATCAAGCCATGGATTTTATTCATGAACTGGGTTGGCTGCTTCATAGAAATAATTTGAAGGCTAGATTAGAGCATTTTGGTCCTGACGCTGTTCTCTATCCTTTGAAGCGGTTCAAGTGGCTTATTGATTTCTGCGTAGACCATGAATGGTGTGCAGTAGTTAAAAAACTGTTGAACGTTCTTCTCGGTGGAACTGTGGGTGCAGGAGAGAGCTCTTTTTTGAAATTTGCTCTCACTGAGATGGGTCTTCTGCATAGAGCTGTCCGTAGGAATTCTAGGCCTCTGGTGGAATTGCTATTAACATATACTCCAGAGAAAGTAGCAGATGAACTAAGTTCTGAATA
This genomic stretch from Nicotiana sylvestris chromosome 9, ASM39365v2, whole genome shotgun sequence harbors:
- the LOC104243107 gene encoding squamosa promoter-binding-like protein 1 — protein: MEASVGERYYHMGGPDLRGLGKRSLEWDVTDWKWDGDLFIATPLRQNPSNNYQSRQFFPVETGNLVASSNSSSSCSDETNHGIEQQRRELEKRRRVIIVDENDSGGTLSLKLGGQAEPVAEKRTKLAAAAPAPAPAPVTGTTRAVCQVDDCGTDLSKAKDYHRRHKVCEMHSKASRALVGNVMQRFCQQCSRFHALQEFDEGKRSCRRRLAGHNKRRRKTQSESVANNNSSNDGQASGYSLMSLLKMLSNMHSNGTNHSEDQDLLAHLLRSIAGQGSLNGDKSLSGLLQESSDLLNNRSILRNPELASLISNGSQAPPRAKEHQFTNSAAEVPQKRLDAHDVRLEDARTASSQSPGILFPPIQSNSQAYAQGRGSTTGRSKLIDFDLNDVYVDSDDNIEDIDRSPVQCPSWLQQDSHQSSPPQTSGNSDSASAQSPSSSSGDTQTRTDRIVFKLFGKDPSDFPFVVRAQILDWLSHSPTEIESYIRPGCVVLTVYLRLPESAWEELCYDLNSSLSRLLDVHGDDSFWTKGWIYISVQNQIAFVCDGQVLLDMSLPSGSNEHSTILSVRPIAVPVSGRAQFLVKGYNLSKPSTRLLCALESNYLVPEANNEVEEHVDGIDKDDKLQSLDFTCSVPAVTGRGFIEVEDHGLSNSFFPFIVAEEDVCSEIRMLESELDLTSANYVKGQINNMEARNQAMDFIHELGWLLHRNNLKARLEHFGPDAVLYPLKRFKWLIDFCVDHEWCAVVKKLLNVLLGGTVGAGESSFLKFALTEMGLLHRAVRRNSRPLVELLLTYTPEKVADELSSEYQSLVEADGEFLFRPDCVGPAGLTPLHVAAGIDGSEDVLDALTDDPGKVAIEAWKNTRDSTGFTPEDYARLRGHYSYIHLVQRKISKKAISGHIVVDIPIVPSIENSNQKEEEFATNSLEISMTERRPISRPCGLCHKKLAYGSRSRSLLYRPAMFSMVAMAAVCVCVALLFRGSPEVLYIFRPFRWEMVDFGTS